The Candidatus Methylomirabilota bacterium genome window below encodes:
- a CDS encoding branched-chain amino acid ABC transporter permease, whose product MERSDVRSLYLLGAFLVCAYALPFLVGGWAGTVHADEAWLGILATVVVSGVMQGGVYAMFAVGLTLIFGVMRIINAAHGEMVMMGAYLTWVSFFYLGVDPLLSLVLTLPVAFLFGVAVQKLLLNAAVGAPELTGLLITFGLGLTMIYTAELIFTTDFRTIPYAPGTIQLTSTIAVGRNRMISFAMAVVISLGVYLFLKLTRLGKAVRATALNAEVAMVCGINVRWIYLITTGLAAALAVAGGALVSIQFGFNPETGVVYTLQAFAIVILGGRGHYVGALIGGLMLAVLENLVSLMVPNGTAMVELAAYGLMIFVLLIRPGGLMGVKEG is encoded by the coding sequence ATGGAGCGCAGCGACGTCCGCAGCCTGTACCTGCTCGGCGCCTTTCTCGTGTGCGCCTACGCCCTGCCCTTCCTGGTTGGCGGCTGGGCCGGCACGGTACACGCCGACGAGGCGTGGCTGGGCATCCTCGCCACTGTCGTTGTGAGCGGCGTCATGCAGGGCGGGGTCTATGCGATGTTCGCCGTGGGCCTCACGCTGATCTTCGGGGTGATGCGCATCATCAACGCCGCCCACGGCGAGATGGTGATGATGGGCGCCTACCTGACGTGGGTGTCCTTCTTCTACCTGGGGGTCGATCCGCTGCTGTCGCTGGTCCTCACCCTGCCGGTCGCGTTCCTGTTCGGCGTGGCGGTGCAGAAGCTGCTGCTGAACGCCGCCGTCGGCGCGCCCGAGCTGACGGGGCTCCTGATCACCTTCGGCCTCGGCCTCACGATGATCTACACCGCGGAGCTGATCTTCACCACGGACTTCCGGACGATCCCGTACGCGCCCGGCACGATCCAGCTCACCAGCACCATCGCGGTCGGCCGGAACCGGATGATCAGCTTCGCGATGGCGGTGGTGATCTCCCTCGGCGTCTACCTGTTCCTGAAGCTGACCCGCCTGGGCAAGGCGGTCCGGGCGACCGCCCTGAACGCGGAGGTCGCCATGGTGTGCGGCATCAACGTGCGCTGGATCTACCTGATCACGACCGGTCTCGCGGCGGCGCTGGCCGTGGCGGGCGGGGCGCTCGTGTCCATCCAGTTCGGATTCAACCCCGAGACCGGCGTCGTCTACACATTGCAGGCCTTCGCCATCGTCATCCTCGGCGGACGCGGCCATTATGTGGGCGCGCTGATCGGTGGGCTCATGCTGGCGGTCCTCGAGAACCTCGTCTCGCTCATGGTCCCCAACGGCACGGCCATGGTCGAGCTGGCCGCCTACGGCTTGATGATCTTCGTCCTCCTCATCCGTCCGGGTGGCCTGATGGGCGTGAAGGAAGGCTGA